The following coding sequences are from one Limnobacter sp. SAORIC-580 window:
- a CDS encoding YkvA family protein: protein MITRFFPILTKLKALKTHGRMLWHAFRHADTPKWIKGFMLAVVVYLFSPIDLIPDFLVLFGITDDLVVISAAMWFLGKVVPEKVKNSLPMDQAGSQATSIDNTQQVQKNTVKAPTALPATPTKTSPLKPFGIVLLVGLLIAALASHPWIHAQFQSIGAFF from the coding sequence ATGATCACACGTTTTTTTCCGATTCTTACGAAACTTAAAGCCCTGAAAACTCATGGTCGCATGCTGTGGCACGCTTTCCGGCATGCAGACACGCCCAAATGGATCAAGGGCTTCATGTTGGCTGTGGTGGTTTATCTGTTTAGCCCCATCGACCTGATCCCCGACTTCCTCGTGCTGTTTGGCATTACCGACGATTTGGTCGTGATTAGCGCCGCCATGTGGTTTTTAGGCAAAGTTGTTCCGGAAAAGGTCAAAAACAGTCTGCCCATGGACCAGGCAGGCAGCCAAGCAACCTCGATAGACAACACACAGCAAGTTCAAAAAAACACGGTCAAAGCGCCCACTGCATTGCCTGCTACACCCACAAAAACAAGCCCTCTCAAGCCTTTCGGAATTGTTTTGCTCGTGGGGCTGCTGATTGCCGCTTTGGCAAGTCACCCATGGATACATGCCCAATTTCAAAGCATTGGAGCATTTTTTTGA
- a CDS encoding SRPBCC family protein: MRSTQQLKRGLIVTQAPLMIQRSCRIPVPLADCFALYTRLKADEYIHSDALIAPITRIEMIQGKSFNEVGDIQRITFKGGAVIDEEVLAFVPNRQFVYKGTGFSQPLLNWLDHAKGSFEFEKDGDGTLVTWRYLFYLKPGLGIGPKRLVFKAAVVDLIWNRMMTKTLVNLTQIITLRALQAGKR, translated from the coding sequence ATGCGCAGTACCCAACAACTAAAAAGAGGACTCATTGTGACCCAAGCACCCTTGATGATCCAGCGTTCATGCCGAATCCCTGTGCCTCTGGCCGATTGCTTTGCCTTGTACACCCGTTTAAAGGCGGATGAATACATTCACAGTGACGCACTCATAGCGCCGATTACTCGTATAGAAATGATTCAGGGCAAATCGTTCAATGAAGTGGGCGATATTCAGCGAATTACATTCAAGGGCGGTGCTGTTATTGATGAAGAAGTGTTGGCCTTTGTGCCAAATCGCCAGTTTGTATACAAGGGTACGGGCTTTAGCCAACCCCTGTTGAATTGGCTTGATCATGCCAAAGGCTCATTTGAATTTGAGAAGGATGGCGACGGCACTTTGGTGACCTGGCGCTACCTGTTTTATTTAAAACCCGGCTTGGGCATTGGGCCCAAGCGACTCGTATTCAAGGCGGCGGTAGTTGATTTGATCTGGAACCGGATGATGACCAAAACTTTGGTTAATCTCACCCAAATCATCACCCTGCGCGCCTTGCAGGCAGGAAAAAGATGA
- a CDS encoding putative solute-binding protein has product MMNPCVKNSLRIAAVFSLMMLVFLGFQSTARAQTVSGKEPDICVFDLLGAKGPIFNLAQEYALEGRKNGYGFKPVVYTNESVAAKDFEIGVCDGLVATGIRTRKYNSFTGSLDAIGGLPNYDAVLLALKSMGSPQLQSVMQQSDFEVGGVLPFGTAYVFVRDREINSLAKAAGKRVAALSHDESQRRLIEQVGAQPIAADVSNYGSMFNNGAVDIIVAPSIAYSPLELYKGLGRRGAIIQLPVAMVTYQIILRKSKFQPGSGQKLRAFVAQEMPKALEAVKKIDRQIPDKAWLKMMDADKVEYTTMMREARISLSKDGVYDGCALRLLKKVRCSIDGKASECSLPEGYTVPKSCPIQAM; this is encoded by the coding sequence ATGATGAATCCGTGTGTAAAAAACAGCCTGCGAATTGCGGCTGTTTTCAGTTTGATGATGTTGGTTTTTCTGGGTTTCCAGAGTACGGCGCGCGCTCAAACAGTGAGCGGAAAAGAGCCTGATATTTGTGTATTCGACTTACTTGGTGCCAAAGGACCAATTTTTAATTTGGCTCAGGAATATGCCCTTGAGGGCCGAAAAAACGGCTACGGCTTTAAACCTGTGGTGTACACCAATGAATCGGTTGCCGCCAAAGACTTTGAAATTGGTGTGTGCGATGGCCTGGTGGCCACTGGCATTCGCACCCGAAAATACAACAGCTTTACCGGCAGTCTGGATGCGATTGGTGGCTTGCCCAACTACGATGCAGTGTTGCTGGCTTTGAAGTCAATGGGCAGCCCCCAATTGCAAAGTGTGATGCAGCAAAGTGACTTTGAGGTGGGTGGTGTATTGCCCTTCGGTACAGCTTATGTGTTTGTGCGCGATCGCGAAATCAATTCACTGGCCAAGGCTGCGGGCAAGCGGGTTGCGGCTTTGTCGCACGATGAATCGCAGCGCAGGCTGATTGAGCAGGTTGGCGCACAACCGATTGCTGCGGACGTATCCAATTACGGTTCCATGTTCAACAACGGCGCTGTGGATATTATCGTGGCCCCTTCGATTGCCTACTCACCTCTTGAGCTTTACAAGGGCCTGGGCAGGCGTGGCGCAATTATTCAGTTGCCTGTGGCCATGGTCACTTATCAAATCATTTTGCGAAAGTCGAAGTTTCAGCCGGGTTCAGGCCAGAAATTGCGGGCTTTTGTCGCGCAGGAAATGCCCAAGGCCTTGGAAGCCGTGAAAAAAATTGATCGACAAATTCCAGACAAAGCCTGGCTGAAAATGATGGATGCAGACAAGGTGGAATACACCACCATGATGCGTGAAGCCCGAATCAGCTTGAGTAAAGATGGCGTGTACGATGGTTGTGCCTTGCGTCTGCTGAAAAAGGTGCGTTGCTCAATCGATGGCAAAGCCTCTGAGTGCAGTTTGCCCGAGGGCTACACAGTGCCCAAGAGTTGCCCGATTCAGGCCATGTAA
- a CDS encoding TPM domain-containing protein has protein sequence MNFKRVVKHLITTERDVRKTFSPSHLQHIAQAISASESQHSGEIRFAVESALELHPLLQAQTPRQRAIEVFSELHVWDTELNNGVLIYVLLADHAIEIVADRGIHAKVGNAYWEVLCHQIEQSFAQGQFEAGVMNSIDAVSTKLIEHFPHSGGGKNELPDTPVVIG, from the coding sequence ATGAATTTCAAACGTGTAGTAAAACACCTGATAACCACCGAGCGCGATGTGCGGAAAACATTCTCGCCCTCACACCTGCAACACATCGCGCAGGCCATAAGCGCCAGCGAAAGCCAGCATTCCGGTGAAATTCGATTCGCGGTGGAAAGCGCGCTCGAACTACACCCCCTGTTGCAGGCGCAAACGCCCCGTCAACGCGCCATTGAGGTATTCAGTGAATTGCATGTGTGGGACACCGAGCTCAACAACGGAGTGCTCATTTATGTACTGCTGGCGGACCATGCCATCGAAATTGTGGCAGACCGGGGTATTCACGCCAAGGTTGGCAACGCTTACTGGGAAGTGCTATGCCACCAAATTGAGCAGTCGTTTGCCCAAGGACAATTCGAGGCTGGGGTGATGAACAGTATTGATGCGGTCAGCACAAAATTGATTGAGCACTTTCCGCACAGTGGGGGCGGCAAGAATGAACTTCCCGACACCCCGGTGGTGATTGGCTAA